Proteins found in one Bremerella volcania genomic segment:
- a CDS encoding arylsulfatase has product MKLSAPLAFLFLLVSISTIQAEEPLRPNIIFILADDLGYGELGCYGQKLIQTPRLDRMANEGMGFTNFYAGSTVCAPSRCVLMTGLHMGHVHVRGNAGGPDMTRQSLRDEDFTVAEALKQANYATALCGKWGLGDDAPGGRKGLPRRQGFDHFFGYLNQVHAHNYYPEFLWRNEEKVPLRNVVHENDRSYGGFRGGWATKKLDYSHDLFVDDAMAFIQVQAKQEAKPFFLYLSLTIPHANNEGTRGTGNGQEVPDFGIYADKDWKDQDKGQAAMITRMDADVGRILDLLDRLQIAKDTVVMFSSDNGPHNEGGHTVDLFDPNGPLQGMKRDLYEGGVRVPMIVRWPGTIAPGQVSDHIGYFGDLMATCCELSGVEAKEGLDSISFVPTLTGHAAKQRTHEYLYWEFYERGGKRAVRAGKWKGVNNAWPGGKLELYDLSTDVGEAHDVAGEHPDVVKKLEGYMDAAHVPHPGWNASGK; this is encoded by the coding sequence ATGAAGCTATCTGCCCCCCTCGCTTTTCTATTCCTGCTCGTTTCGATTAGTACCATTCAGGCAGAAGAGCCCCTTCGTCCGAACATCATTTTCATCTTGGCCGATGACCTCGGATACGGCGAGCTTGGCTGCTACGGTCAGAAGCTGATTCAAACGCCGAGACTCGATCGTATGGCGAACGAAGGGATGGGTTTTACGAATTTCTACGCAGGCAGCACGGTGTGCGCGCCTTCACGCTGCGTGCTTATGACAGGCCTGCATATGGGACATGTCCATGTCCGCGGAAATGCAGGCGGGCCGGACATGACGCGGCAGTCGCTGCGGGACGAAGATTTCACCGTCGCGGAAGCTTTGAAGCAAGCGAACTATGCCACCGCATTGTGTGGCAAGTGGGGTCTGGGAGATGACGCTCCCGGTGGGCGAAAAGGTCTGCCACGACGCCAGGGCTTCGATCATTTCTTCGGCTACCTCAACCAAGTCCATGCCCACAATTACTATCCGGAGTTCCTGTGGCGGAATGAAGAGAAAGTCCCTTTGCGAAACGTCGTCCACGAGAATGATCGCTCCTACGGAGGATTCCGCGGCGGCTGGGCAACAAAGAAGCTTGACTATAGTCATGACTTGTTCGTTGACGATGCCATGGCCTTCATCCAAGTGCAAGCGAAGCAAGAAGCCAAGCCGTTCTTTCTTTACCTGTCTTTGACGATTCCTCACGCCAACAACGAAGGGACCCGAGGAACAGGCAACGGGCAGGAAGTTCCTGACTTTGGAATCTACGCCGACAAGGATTGGAAAGACCAAGACAAAGGCCAGGCCGCGATGATTACGCGTATGGATGCCGATGTAGGTCGAATCCTCGATCTCTTGGATCGGTTGCAAATTGCCAAGGATACCGTCGTGATGTTCTCCAGCGACAACGGCCCTCACAATGAAGGCGGCCACACGGTTGATCTTTTCGACCCCAACGGGCCACTCCAAGGCATGAAACGTGATCTCTACGAAGGTGGAGTTCGTGTCCCGATGATCGTTCGCTGGCCGGGAACCATCGCGCCAGGACAGGTTTCCGATCACATTGGTTACTTCGGCGATTTGATGGCCACATGCTGCGAGCTTTCCGGGGTAGAGGCCAAGGAAGGACTCGACTCAATCAGCTTCGTTCCCACCCTCACAGGTCATGCCGCAAAGCAACGAACTCACGAATACCTCTATTGGGAATTCTACGAACGCGGGGGCAAACGAGCTGTTCGAGCAGGAAAATGGAAAGGGGTTAACAATGCGTGGCCCGGTGGAAAGCTTGAACTCTATGATCTGTCCACCGATGTAGGTGAGGCGCACGATGTTGCGGGTGAGCATCCTGACGTGGTGAAGAAATTAGAGGGTTACATGGACGCAGCTCACGTACCTCACCCAGGCTGGAATGCCTCGGGGAAGTAA
- a CDS encoding LysR family transcriptional regulator, with protein MIPSDVDKANELVVQQLRSFCLVYENHSYATAARKTGRSVPTLWEQVRSVEKRYEVVLFRRKGRKIEPTASAEVLYTSLRPLLAGIDSTFERIREFNTLGADTVTLVTGVRMMCEELGAPLAKFHKELPQVRLRLVHGDDDTAVRMISEGTADLALTLERGPEPKDSLVTSERAYTIDYLAIFPEDHPLNRKKRLGLEELIRYPIIIGHRATSGRVLFEQTLHREGLTTKLNIAAETDNSAFTISCVRAGMGVGIVAGQAVESPLTSRLAKRSLSHCLGQAYIAFRRKKGREPTKVVRAIMDLIQEDLA; from the coding sequence GTGATCCCTTCCGATGTGGATAAAGCCAACGAATTGGTCGTCCAGCAGTTGCGTTCGTTCTGTTTGGTGTATGAGAACCACAGTTATGCCACCGCTGCCCGTAAGACGGGGCGATCCGTACCAACCTTGTGGGAGCAGGTTCGATCGGTCGAGAAGCGCTACGAGGTTGTTCTATTTCGTCGCAAAGGGCGCAAGATCGAACCAACCGCATCGGCAGAGGTGCTTTACACTTCCCTTCGACCACTACTGGCCGGGATTGATTCCACCTTTGAGAGGATCCGCGAGTTCAACACGCTGGGTGCGGATACGGTCACGCTGGTTACCGGCGTGAGGATGATGTGCGAAGAGCTTGGCGCGCCCCTGGCCAAGTTCCACAAAGAACTTCCCCAGGTTCGTTTGCGTTTGGTTCATGGCGACGATGACACGGCGGTGCGCATGATTTCGGAGGGCACCGCCGACCTGGCTTTGACACTGGAGCGTGGTCCGGAACCGAAGGATTCGTTAGTGACCAGCGAACGTGCCTACACGATTGATTACCTGGCCATTTTTCCGGAGGATCACCCGCTCAACCGAAAGAAGAGGTTAGGCCTTGAAGAGTTGATTCGGTATCCGATCATCATCGGCCACCGCGCAACCTCGGGCCGTGTATTGTTCGAGCAAACGTTGCATCGGGAAGGGCTGACTACCAAATTGAATATCGCGGCGGAGACAGATAACAGCGCGTTTACCATCTCTTGTGTCCGAGCTGGTATGGGAGTGGGTATCGTGGCCGGCCAGGCGGTCGAGAGCCCTCTGACATCCCGGCTCGCCAAGCGATCGTTGTCACATTGCTTAGGACAGGCCTACATCGCATTTCGACGAAAGAAGGGACGAGAGCCGACCAAAGTGGTTCGTGCGATTATGGATTTAATCCAAGAGGATCTCGCCTAA
- a CDS encoding DUF5060 domain-containing protein, with product MPHRRFTPPTWLSTRQYLTFTGAVFAVLFVGLHSVQADTPSIDGELKAWHKVTLTTDGPRAHETDSSPNPFTDYRMTVDFQHESGSPHYRVPGYFAADGNAAETSAKSGNQWRAHLSPDKPGKWTYKISFVQGDLAAVDDSAKAKPVPPFDGVSGSFEIAPSDKGGRDFRSKGRLSYVGKHYLQFAGSGEYFLKAGPDAPETFLAYEDFDDTIAKKKNVPLKTWKAHVKDWNAGDPTWKNGKGKGMIGAVNYIANKGCNVVSFLPYNAGGDGDNVWPFVARDDQLHYDCSKLDQWQIVFDHAQSKGVYLHFKMQETEMDDNVPTSLNKGDLGPERKLYCRELVARFGHELALNWNLGEENTQTPKQQRDMAKYIKDVDPYDHHIVIHTFPNQQDKVYSQLIGDQSVLTGVSLQNGWNQAHQRTLHWVTESDKAGRPWVCANDEQGPASFGVPADPGYEGKDGKAGENGKQYDLHDIRKQTLWGTLMAGGAGVEYYFGYQLPQNDLVCEDFRSRDKSWDYCRIALDFFQQNDIPFWDMKNMDQRLESDSGSKVTYCFAKPGTIYLAYLGAGGQAKLDLTKDNQAYQVSWFNPRTGGKLQPGSVTEVKGGTVVSLGNPPEDASQDWLAVLRR from the coding sequence ATGCCTCATCGCCGTTTTACTCCACCTACTTGGCTTTCGACGCGGCAGTATCTTACGTTCACGGGTGCCGTGTTCGCCGTGCTTTTTGTGGGCTTACACTCTGTTCAAGCTGACACTCCCTCGATAGACGGGGAATTGAAGGCCTGGCACAAAGTGACGCTCACCACCGATGGTCCACGAGCCCACGAAACGGATTCAAGCCCCAATCCATTTACCGATTACCGTATGACGGTCGATTTCCAACATGAGTCGGGAAGCCCTCACTATCGGGTGCCTGGCTACTTCGCGGCAGACGGCAACGCCGCCGAGACTTCAGCAAAATCCGGCAACCAATGGCGAGCCCATTTGTCCCCCGACAAGCCTGGCAAGTGGACCTATAAGATCTCTTTCGTTCAAGGTGATCTCGCGGCCGTCGACGACTCCGCTAAGGCCAAACCGGTGCCTCCGTTCGACGGTGTTTCCGGAAGCTTCGAAATTGCCCCGAGTGACAAGGGTGGTCGAGACTTTCGTAGCAAAGGTCGTCTGTCTTACGTGGGCAAGCATTACCTTCAGTTTGCCGGATCAGGCGAATACTTCTTGAAGGCAGGCCCTGATGCCCCGGAAACGTTTCTCGCCTATGAGGACTTCGACGACACCATTGCCAAGAAGAAGAACGTCCCCCTGAAAACCTGGAAGGCACACGTCAAGGATTGGAACGCAGGAGATCCCACCTGGAAAAATGGCAAAGGAAAGGGAATGATCGGAGCCGTCAACTACATCGCCAACAAGGGCTGTAATGTCGTCTCGTTCCTTCCTTATAACGCCGGCGGCGACGGCGACAACGTTTGGCCATTCGTCGCTCGCGACGATCAACTTCACTACGACTGCTCGAAGCTTGATCAGTGGCAAATCGTCTTCGATCACGCGCAGTCCAAGGGTGTTTACCTGCACTTCAAAATGCAGGAAACCGAGATGGATGACAACGTGCCCACATCACTAAACAAAGGAGATTTGGGGCCGGAGCGAAAGTTGTATTGCCGTGAACTGGTTGCCCGATTCGGCCACGAGCTTGCACTGAACTGGAACCTGGGAGAAGAGAACACTCAAACTCCCAAGCAACAACGCGACATGGCGAAGTACATCAAGGACGTCGATCCCTACGATCACCATATCGTGATCCATACGTTTCCCAATCAACAGGACAAGGTCTACTCCCAGTTGATCGGTGACCAATCCGTGCTAACTGGGGTATCGCTGCAAAATGGCTGGAACCAGGCTCACCAACGAACCTTGCATTGGGTAACCGAATCCGACAAGGCAGGCCGACCTTGGGTCTGTGCCAACGACGAACAAGGCCCGGCATCGTTCGGCGTTCCCGCTGATCCTGGATATGAAGGAAAGGATGGCAAGGCCGGTGAAAACGGCAAGCAGTACGACCTGCACGACATCCGCAAGCAAACGCTTTGGGGCACATTAATGGCAGGGGGAGCAGGCGTCGAGTACTACTTCGGCTACCAACTGCCTCAGAACGACCTGGTCTGCGAAGACTTCCGCAGCCGGGACAAGTCGTGGGATTACTGCCGAATCGCCTTGGATTTCTTCCAGCAAAATGACATCCCCTTCTGGGATATGAAGAACATGGACCAACGACTGGAAAGTGATTCTGGTTCCAAAGTCACGTATTGTTTTGCCAAACCAGGAACCATTTATCTCGCCTACCTCGGCGCAGGCGGTCAGGCCAAGCTCGACCTCACCAAGGATAACCAGGCCTATCAAGTCAGCTGGTTTAATCCTCGTACCGGAGGAAAGCTACAACCTGGAAGCGTCACGGAGGTCAAAGGGGGGACGGTTGTCTCACTCGGCAATCCCCCCGAGGACGCCAGCCAAGACTGGCTCGCCGTGTTGCGCAGGTAA
- a CDS encoding DUF1559 domain-containing protein, whose protein sequence is MSRRGFTLVELLVVIAIIGVLIALLLPAVQQAREAARRMQCTNKLKQLGLAIHNYHDTFGSLPAGAITVANSSTGAGDQGNASWGWGALLLPFIEQQNMADRLGVGKIALDDYVKKSASTGITLDNKSLVLDGFICPSDAGPEVNDSSKFSRTGGNPYESSPANLAPKSNYNGCFGHNRSRVWDNGQYNRIATGMFRYTGGGSQASALAFRDITDGTTNTLMLGERTYALKGNIRFYPGTWVGCLAGSHEDCHEDIWFTFRGPINGAQGGINFSNPDNNSVQLWSRQEGLSSQHPGGVNVALGDASVRFLPETIEWAYGGDGDGNINTVTERLAAINDGSPVGDY, encoded by the coding sequence ATGTCTCGTAGAGGTTTTACTTTAGTCGAGTTGCTTGTCGTGATTGCCATCATCGGGGTTCTTATCGCGCTGCTGCTCCCCGCGGTTCAACAAGCTCGTGAAGCCGCCCGCAGAATGCAGTGCACCAATAAGCTCAAGCAGTTGGGACTGGCAATTCATAACTACCACGATACTTTTGGTTCGCTGCCCGCTGGTGCCATCACGGTAGCCAACAGTTCGACCGGGGCAGGAGATCAAGGGAATGCAAGTTGGGGTTGGGGCGCACTACTACTTCCATTCATCGAACAGCAGAACATGGCAGATCGCCTGGGTGTTGGCAAAATCGCGTTGGACGACTACGTCAAGAAGAGTGCCTCGACGGGCATTACGTTAGACAATAAGTCCTTGGTGCTCGATGGGTTCATTTGCCCATCCGATGCCGGACCAGAAGTCAACGACAGCTCCAAGTTCTCGCGAACGGGCGGCAATCCGTACGAATCTTCACCAGCCAATCTGGCTCCAAAATCGAACTATAACGGGTGCTTCGGGCACAATCGTTCCCGCGTCTGGGATAACGGCCAGTACAACCGAATCGCTACCGGCATGTTCCGCTATACAGGGGGTGGTTCGCAGGCCTCAGCCCTGGCCTTTCGCGATATTACCGATGGCACGACCAACACGTTGATGCTTGGAGAACGCACCTATGCGTTGAAGGGTAATATTCGATTCTATCCAGGTACGTGGGTCGGTTGCCTGGCCGGCAGCCACGAAGATTGCCATGAGGACATCTGGTTCACTTTCCGAGGCCCCATCAATGGCGCCCAAGGCGGAATCAACTTCAGCAATCCTGACAATAACTCGGTGCAGTTGTGGTCGCGTCAGGAAGGGCTTTCCAGCCAGCATCCTGGCGGTGTCAATGTCGCTTTGGGTGACGCTTCTGTCCGATTCCTTCCGGAGACGATTGAATGGGCCTACGGGGGCGACGGAGACGGAAATATCAACACCGTCACCGAGCGTCTTGCCGCGATCAACGATGGTTCACCGGTCGGCGACTATTAG
- a CDS encoding carboxypeptidase regulatory-like domain-containing protein has protein sequence MNMAFQIRWAIVVVGLIAIAGCGGGKYDVVPVEGVLTYEGQPVPQMIVSFKPQGGRASEATTDENGKFRMQYSIDQYGIEPGPQEISAYWVSPTDDGSVPPTELQKNVVKYFKKNPPLKVTIEESQKNFEIKLPQ, from the coding sequence ATGAATATGGCTTTTCAAATACGGTGGGCAATCGTTGTCGTTGGGCTCATCGCGATCGCAGGTTGTGGTGGTGGAAAGTACGACGTAGTGCCGGTTGAAGGGGTTCTTACTTACGAGGGTCAGCCGGTGCCGCAAATGATTGTCTCCTTCAAACCGCAAGGGGGACGTGCCAGTGAGGCTACCACCGACGAGAACGGCAAGTTCCGCATGCAATACAGCATCGACCAATATGGAATTGAACCGGGTCCGCAAGAGATTAGCGCGTACTGGGTTTCGCCAACGGACGACGGAAGCGTTCCCCCGACGGAATTACAAAAGAACGTCGTCAAGTACTTTAAAAAGAATCCACCTCTCAAAGTCACCATTGAAGAATCTCAAAAGAACTTTGAGATCAAACTTCCTCAGTAA
- a CDS encoding MFS transporter, with amino-acid sequence MYIRRTHMIVGGTFALSVLLYVDRICISAAAVQMENDLLLSRQQMGWAMSAFALGYALFQTPGGWLADRFGPRRILAAIVVSWSIFTGLTGLVFGFVPLLVTRFLFGAGEAGAFPGMSRAVFSWIPMDNRGLVQGINFSGSRLGAAFALPIIAMLIASLGWRNCFLLLMVVGFLWAIGWYWFFRDDPAEHPTIASWERDEILATRQIPSKQDHATDQGLANAMLRSRNMWLISLQYFCSNFTFFFCLTWLFPHLKETYSLSTLEAGLYSSAPLICGAMGNWLSGWLVDRIYRNGSWTWSRRGPAILGFACAAIGLVCGVWANSPWSSILFFSLAIFGADMTLAPSWSFCIDIGKRNSGVVSGTMNMAGNVGSFITALAFPYLAAWTGSNVPFFFLAAGLSVIAILAWLGVNPHRSLQPVESRTAEKVMCVS; translated from the coding sequence TTGTATATCCGCCGGACGCATATGATCGTCGGAGGAACGTTCGCGTTGTCGGTTCTGCTTTATGTCGATCGAATTTGTATCTCGGCAGCGGCAGTTCAGATGGAGAACGATCTTCTCTTAAGCCGCCAGCAGATGGGCTGGGCGATGTCGGCGTTCGCGTTGGGATATGCCTTGTTCCAAACGCCTGGTGGCTGGTTGGCCGATCGGTTCGGACCTCGTAGGATTCTCGCGGCAATTGTCGTCTCGTGGTCGATTTTTACTGGTTTGACTGGATTGGTATTTGGCTTTGTTCCCTTGCTGGTTACCCGATTTCTGTTTGGCGCGGGAGAGGCCGGAGCGTTTCCAGGCATGTCTCGAGCCGTTTTCTCCTGGATTCCCATGGATAATCGGGGGCTGGTTCAAGGAATCAATTTCTCGGGTTCACGGCTCGGGGCGGCGTTCGCGCTACCTATCATCGCTATGTTGATTGCATCCCTCGGCTGGCGTAACTGCTTTCTCCTTTTGATGGTGGTCGGTTTCCTCTGGGCAATTGGCTGGTATTGGTTCTTCCGCGATGATCCTGCAGAGCATCCCACTATTGCTTCGTGGGAGCGAGACGAAATCCTGGCCACACGTCAGATTCCCTCGAAGCAGGATCACGCAACGGATCAAGGCCTCGCAAACGCGATGCTCCGCTCACGAAATATGTGGCTTATTTCGCTCCAATACTTCTGCTCGAACTTCACCTTCTTCTTTTGCCTCACGTGGCTTTTCCCGCACCTTAAAGAGACCTACTCCTTGAGCACCTTGGAAGCTGGCCTCTATTCTTCAGCTCCACTTATTTGCGGAGCAATGGGAAACTGGCTATCAGGTTGGCTCGTCGACCGAATCTACCGTAATGGAAGTTGGACATGGTCTCGCAGAGGCCCGGCAATACTAGGCTTTGCTTGCGCAGCCATTGGCCTTGTCTGCGGTGTCTGGGCGAATTCCCCTTGGAGTTCAATCCTCTTCTTCAGTCTAGCCATTTTTGGTGCCGATATGACCTTGGCTCCGTCCTGGTCTTTCTGCATCGACATTGGCAAGCGGAATTCAGGCGTCGTTTCTGGCACGATGAACATGGCTGGTAATGTCGGCTCGTTCATCACGGCGCTTGCCTTTCCCTACCTGGCGGCCTGGACCGGGTCGAATGTCCCATTCTTCTTCCTGGCGGCCGGCTTAAGTGTCATAGCCATTTTGGCATGGCTTGGAGTGAACCCGCATCGATCCTTGCAGCCGGTCGAAAGCCGTACGGCCGAGAAGGTGATGTGCGTCTCATGA
- a CDS encoding cyclase family protein, whose protein sequence is MKTLQGICVGAGYFSRFHLDAWRRMEDAEIVAICDRNSSAAKAMASEFAVARTYTSLDEALSSARADFVDIITPPSSHLDLVEMAARHRLPVICQKPLAPNLETAERIVSVAARSGIRLMVHENFRFQPWHRAVKSLLDAGVIGSQLHTISCHTRLGDGWGDEAYLGRQPYFRDMQRFLIQETGVHFIDTFRYLAGEIDEVFCTTKRLNKAIQGEDAVHLLIRFASGAMGTWDANRYNESLCTDPRYTFGTFVLEGNEGSIWVNEEGEITVARLGDTPKRHEFEAPRTGFAGDCVLAAQRHFIDCLQTGNLFETSGNDYLANLRIVESAYDSAARNRPVRIEHHQPSRQIIDLSIPINNRLPGAEITACKTVDQDGWNATTISLYSHCGTHMDAPKHFLTQGTSIDQMPLEPFIGTAKVIDLTPVIPKELLTVERITEATGTINAGDRVLLRTDWHRNLGTSKYRNELPRISPELARWFVEKQVALVGVEPPSVADVNNLDELTEVHRILLEGNIVIVEGLTNLDQLTRDEVEFITLPLRIESGDGCPVRAIAIQSNTQTPLR, encoded by the coding sequence ATGAAAACGCTTCAAGGAATCTGCGTCGGTGCAGGCTACTTTTCTCGCTTCCATCTCGACGCGTGGAGACGGATGGAAGACGCGGAGATTGTCGCAATTTGCGATAGAAACTCATCAGCCGCCAAGGCGATGGCAAGCGAGTTTGCCGTTGCGCGCACCTACACCTCACTGGACGAGGCACTATCGTCGGCGCGAGCGGACTTCGTCGACATCATAACTCCTCCTAGTTCCCACTTGGATCTCGTGGAGATGGCGGCACGACATCGCTTGCCGGTGATTTGCCAAAAGCCCTTAGCCCCCAACCTGGAAACCGCCGAGCGAATCGTAAGCGTTGCCGCAAGATCTGGCATTCGCCTCATGGTCCACGAGAACTTTCGCTTCCAGCCTTGGCATCGCGCTGTCAAGTCACTGCTAGATGCGGGAGTGATTGGTAGCCAATTGCATACGATCAGTTGCCACACTCGTCTGGGAGACGGCTGGGGAGACGAAGCTTACCTTGGTCGACAACCTTACTTTCGAGACATGCAGCGATTCCTGATTCAAGAGACAGGCGTCCATTTCATCGATACGTTCCGTTACCTTGCCGGTGAGATCGACGAAGTGTTTTGCACGACGAAGCGTCTCAACAAGGCTATTCAGGGAGAAGACGCCGTTCACCTTTTGATTCGCTTTGCCAGCGGAGCAATGGGTACCTGGGATGCGAATAGGTACAACGAATCGCTCTGCACTGATCCTCGTTATACCTTTGGCACATTCGTTCTCGAAGGCAACGAGGGATCGATCTGGGTCAATGAGGAAGGTGAAATCACCGTCGCCCGACTCGGAGACACCCCGAAACGACACGAATTCGAGGCACCACGAACCGGCTTCGCGGGGGACTGCGTACTGGCAGCCCAAAGGCACTTCATAGACTGCCTACAAACGGGCAATCTCTTTGAGACCAGTGGTAACGACTATCTTGCCAATCTGCGGATCGTGGAGTCCGCGTATGACTCTGCCGCACGAAATCGTCCAGTACGTATCGAGCATCACCAACCCAGCCGCCAAATCATTGACTTAAGCATCCCGATAAATAACCGTCTGCCGGGAGCCGAGATTACAGCATGCAAGACGGTTGACCAGGATGGTTGGAACGCGACAACGATTTCGTTGTATTCCCACTGCGGAACGCATATGGACGCTCCGAAACACTTCCTAACGCAGGGGACAAGCATCGACCAGATGCCACTTGAACCCTTCATTGGAACGGCAAAAGTCATCGACTTGACGCCGGTCATTCCCAAAGAACTACTCACGGTAGAGCGGATAACGGAAGCTACCGGGACAATTAATGCAGGGGATCGCGTGCTCTTGCGCACTGACTGGCACAGGAATCTGGGGACGTCCAAGTATCGCAATGAACTTCCGCGAATCTCCCCAGAACTCGCTCGATGGTTTGTTGAAAAACAGGTCGCACTTGTTGGCGTGGAACCGCCATCCGTTGCCGACGTAAACAATCTGGATGAGTTAACGGAAGTACACCGGATTCTCCTCGAAGGCAACATCGTCATCGTCGAAGGACTGACCAATCTCGATCAGTTGACTCGCGATGAAGTTGAATTCATCACCCTTCCTCTACGCATCGAAAGCGGAGATGGATGTCCGGTACGAGCCATCGCGATCCAATCCAACACACAAACGCCCCTCAGGTAA
- the otnK gene encoding 3-oxo-tetronate kinase — MPPILGCIADDVTGASDLASALTVGGMRTQLWFGEHQELKDVDAVDAVVIALKTRSLPKEQAVAQSLKALRVLQNCGVTQFLFKYCSTFDSTDEGNIGPVAEALMEALATPYTLFCPATPENGRTVYCGHLFVKGKLLNRCGMENHPLNPMKASDLTLVLQRQSQYRVGLIPHNVVACGPAAIEKEIDVNLSQQKRLLVIDSINDADLQVIADVAAELPLVTSGSGLGLKLPRSYVKVGKASSLRCQAAPPSASGNALVLAGSCSEATRKQVKSWPSEWPSLCLDVAALVRGDLTVDVVVNWAKMQLPNSHALIFSSSPPEQVESLQSQLGIERTAAAIEETMGCLARALVADGLRKLIVAGGETAGAVVRALGATRFRIGPAIAPGVPWMETIDDPALAIALKSGNFGDDHFFRSALEMLP; from the coding sequence ATGCCGCCAATTTTGGGATGCATTGCCGACGACGTCACAGGTGCCAGCGATCTTGCGAGTGCATTGACTGTTGGCGGCATGCGCACGCAGCTTTGGTTCGGAGAGCATCAAGAGTTGAAGGATGTTGATGCAGTAGACGCGGTCGTTATTGCTTTAAAAACACGTTCCTTGCCAAAAGAGCAGGCGGTCGCACAATCACTCAAGGCGCTCCGAGTACTTCAAAACTGTGGCGTTACGCAATTCTTGTTTAAGTACTGTTCAACGTTTGATTCGACCGACGAAGGGAACATTGGTCCTGTGGCCGAAGCATTGATGGAAGCTCTTGCGACCCCTTACACGCTATTCTGCCCGGCAACGCCTGAGAACGGACGAACCGTCTATTGCGGCCACCTTTTCGTTAAGGGAAAGCTGCTCAACCGCTGTGGTATGGAGAATCATCCACTTAACCCCATGAAGGCGTCCGATCTGACGTTGGTGCTTCAGCGTCAATCGCAATATCGTGTCGGCTTGATTCCTCACAACGTCGTTGCCTGCGGCCCTGCCGCGATCGAGAAGGAGATTGACGTCAACCTCAGCCAACAGAAAAGACTGCTGGTTATCGATTCGATTAATGATGCCGATCTCCAAGTCATTGCGGATGTGGCAGCAGAGTTGCCGCTTGTCACCTCCGGCTCCGGCCTTGGCTTGAAGTTACCACGATCTTACGTAAAGGTGGGCAAAGCGTCATCACTGCGATGCCAGGCAGCCCCACCATCGGCTAGCGGCAACGCTCTCGTGCTTGCGGGGAGTTGTTCGGAAGCAACGCGAAAACAGGTGAAGTCCTGGCCGAGTGAATGGCCTTCCTTGTGTTTGGATGTCGCAGCGCTGGTTCGTGGTGACCTGACGGTCGATGTAGTCGTTAATTGGGCTAAGATGCAGTTGCCCAACAGCCACGCATTGATTTTCAGTTCCTCACCACCAGAACAAGTCGAATCACTTCAAAGCCAACTGGGTATTGAGCGTACTGCCGCAGCAATTGAAGAAACGATGGGCTGCCTGGCCCGCGCCTTGGTTGCCGATGGACTTCGCAAGTTGATCGTTGCCGGAGGTGAAACTGCCGGTGCGGTTGTACGAGCGCTCGGCGCGACTCGATTTCGGATTGGTCCTGCCATTGCTCCAGGCGTCCCATGGATGGAAACAATAGACGATCCAGCGCTGGCGATCGCCCTCAAGTCAGGCAATTTCGGAGACGATCACTTCTTCCGTTCTGCCTTGGAGATGCTTCCATGA
- the otnC gene encoding 3-oxo-tetronate 4-phosphate decarboxylase — MSERELREQISEYGKSLFNRGYGVGTSGNISVRLPDGMLITPTNCSLGKIDPERISKVSLNGSLLEGDKPSKEAFLHLAMYGARERDDAVVHLHSTYSVALSCLQDVDPENVIPPLTAYFVMKVGRVFRAPYYPPGDAQLGNAVGKIASQYRAVLLANHGPLFSGSTLDSAVAGIEEMEETAKLVLLLKNEKASSLTPEQCQDLLERSSS, encoded by the coding sequence ATGAGCGAACGTGAATTGCGCGAACAGATTTCCGAGTACGGCAAGTCTCTCTTTAATCGTGGCTACGGCGTAGGAACATCCGGCAATATAAGCGTACGTTTGCCTGACGGAATGCTGATCACGCCGACCAATTGTTCGCTGGGAAAAATCGATCCGGAACGGATTTCGAAGGTGTCATTGAACGGGTCGCTGCTGGAAGGAGATAAGCCTTCCAAAGAGGCCTTTTTGCATCTGGCCATGTATGGTGCGCGAGAACGCGATGATGCCGTGGTACATCTGCATTCTACCTACTCGGTTGCCTTATCCTGTCTTCAGGATGTTGACCCGGAAAATGTCATTCCACCTCTGACAGCCTACTTCGTCATGAAGGTGGGACGCGTGTTTCGCGCACCGTACTATCCACCTGGTGACGCGCAGTTGGGAAACGCAGTAGGCAAGATTGCTTCACAATACCGGGCTGTGCTACTAGCAAATCACGGTCCACTTTTCTCTGGCTCAACTCTCGATTCGGCGGTCGCCGGAATCGAGGAAATGGAGGAAACGGCCAAACTTGTTTTGCTTCTCAAAAATGAAAAGGCCAGCTCCCTTACTCCAGAACAATGCCAAGATCTACTTGAAAGGTCATCCTCGTGA